In the Ascochyta rabiei chromosome 17, complete sequence genome, one interval contains:
- a CDS encoding Peptide chain release factor N(5)-glutamine methyltransferase, protein MLPTPSTSHVCFDRVYEPAEDSYLLLDTLSSAIESAFLQDRFKQSSTAPPLVLEVGVGSGVVLAFVAANAGSIFGRHDVLTLGTDINSFACQAASQTVVTAIQEKKRRQETSVFLDVVNGDLASAIRPHSIDVFIFNPPYVPAELPNFSRHNAYNAVPEGETKTSFEQDSYLLELSYAGGEDGMVVTNRMLEQMPSILNAGRGVGYVLLCAQNKPDIVKQQIRDWGHGWHAETVGSSGKKAGWEKLHIVRFWKTAG, encoded by the coding sequence ATGTTGCCGACGCCCTCGACATCGCACGTCTGCTTCGATCGCGTCTACGAACCAGCCGAAGATTCGTATTTGCTGCTGGACACGCTGTCGTCAGCGATCGAGTCTGCCTTCCTGCAAGACCGCTTCAAGCAATCCTCGACAGCGCCGCCATTGGTGCTCGAGGTGGGCGTTGGCTCCGGCGTAGTCCTGGCTTTTGTTGCTGCCAATGCAGGCAGCATCTTTGGTCGTCACGATGTACTGACACTTGGGACTGACATCAATAGCTTTGCCTGCCAGGCAGCCTCACAGACCGTGGTGACAGCGATCCAGGAGAAAAAGCGTCGTCAGGAAACAAGTGTATTTCTAGATGTTGTGAATGGCGACCTGGCGTCAGCAATCCGTCCGCACTCTATCGACGTCTTCATCTTCAACCCGCCATACGTTCCTGCCGAGCTGCCCAACTTCTCACGCCACAACGCCTACAATGCTGTACCTGAGGGCGAGACCAAAACCAGCTTCGAGCAGGACTCGTACCTGCTGGAACTTTCTTATGCGGGCGGAGAAGATGGCATGGTGGTGACCAACAGAATGCTGGAGCAGATGCCGTCCATACTGAATGCCGGACGAGGAGTGGGCTACGTGCTCTTGTGCGCACAAAACAAGCCAGACATCGTGAAGCAGCAGATAAGAGACTGGGGACATGGATGGCATGCAGAGACCGTGGGCTCGAGTGGCAAGAAGGCTGGTTGGGAAAAGCTACACATTGTGAGGTTCTGGAAGACCGCTGGCTAG
- a CDS encoding Ubiquitinyl hydrolase 1 produces MAAKFFEDLWESIFTPGPTPTLLIATNASFAALQLLFFALFLGTYSIHFVILSFLTGGLWYGINWFASEIRIAQKAEEEAKRIRAERRGSQRDASGDGEQADIDTGDDTEVDVKEEVQKQSEGLAKSEKKRGPRPGTESTVFVERPNERENTPQAVPASASGGGPVGASTTGASTQLAPLVNDALKQRKGGLGESTGDLSTDSEWDKLSEDSEER; encoded by the coding sequence ATGGCTGCTAAGTTCTTCGAAGACCTCTGGGAGTCCATCTTCACCCCGGGCCCCACACCGACTCTCCTCATCGCAACCAACGCCTCCTTTGCTGCCCTCCAGCTGCTCTTCTTCGCGCTCTTCCTAGGCACATACAGCATTCACTTTGTGATTCTGTCCTTCCTTACCGGCGGTCTCTGGTACGGAATCAACTGGTTTGCCTCCGAGATCCGGATAGCGCAAAAAGCAGAAGAGGAGGCCAAGCGCATTCGCGCAGAGAGGCGCGGAAGCCAGAGAGACGCATCTGGCGACGGAGAGCAAGCAGATATCGACACGGGGGATGACACGGAAGTCGATGTGAAGGAAGAGGTTCAGAAGCAGAGTGAGGGGCTAGCCAAGAGCGAGAAGAAGCGTGGTCCCAGGCCGGGGACAGAGAGCACGGTATTTGTCGAACGGCCGAATGAGCGGGAAAACACCCCCCAGGCTGTCCCCGCGAGCGCATCTGGAGGAGGCCCAGTAGGAGCTAGCACCACTGGCGCGTCAACTCAGCTGGCACCGCTGGTGAACGATGCGCTGAAGCAGAGGAAAGGAGGCCTGGGGGAGAGCACTGGTGACCTGAGCACGGATAGCGAGTGGGACAAGCTCTCTGAAGATTCGGAGGAGCGGTGA
- a CDS encoding Ubiquitinyl hydrolase 1, whose product MTSRNAPMSVADLVAQAGNYTYNAHIPLANWLRTANTMQKEAQVYEAEGNDAQTYLLLYRHADLVLQHLQTHPDKSKPENRKALSAATAAVRGDLKKLEQIAPRIKRRHEEYQERRGRQLESLKVLGGKNAKTLPQELDGLSVQDRAPRRTSYGERPALDARNLDNHSLAARLAQREVRRRDVHRRGVRQAGVSEEEEQERRTGGVWGPWDDEYARHSRPEDDLSSRIQEVARLQRDGQQTPYSQRPTSQSSTPTYNYPSIPHTSAQDRWSQSKSQAPSLPARPPKEQIYRPTGTPSIPPPLPPKPSTPSQSGSSSFSQPPPVPGKYASGPPPIPGKYTAERPPTPSNELDEFTFQPSAFLENGDPLRPVFLPAQLRSQFLSSASHNTRLNLETCGMLCGILKNNALFITRLIIPEQTSTSDTCETLNEEELFDYCDKEELLVVGWIHTHPTQTCFMSSRDLHTHVGYQVMMAESIAIVCAPSKQPSWGCFRLTDPPGKQTILSCSKPGIFHPHDVDNIYTEALKPGHVVELQNAPLEIVDMRPKKNFASITQ is encoded by the exons ATGACATCCCGCAATGCGCCCATGAGCGTAGCCGACTTGGTCGCGCAAGCTGGCAACTACACATACAATGCGCACATACCCTTGGCGAACTGGTTGCGCACAGCCAACACTATGCAGAAGGAG GCGCAAGTCTACGAGGCCGAAGGAAACGACGCGCAGACATACCTCTTACTCTACCGACACGCCGACCTTGTCCTCCAACACCTGCAAACCCACCCAGACAAGAGCAAGCCTGAAAACCGAAAAGCCCTCAGTGCTGCGACTGCCGCTGTGCGTGGTGACCTGAAGAAGCTCGAGCAGATCGCACCACGGATAAAGAGGAGACACGAAGAGTACCAGGAGAGACGAGGGCGGCAGCTGGAATCTCTGAAGGTACTCGGGGGCAAGAACGCTAAGACATTGCCCCAAGAACTCGACGGACTCTCGGTACAGGACAGAGCTCCACGACGGACCTCTTACGGCGAGAGGCCAGCACTGGATGCGCGAAATCTAGACAACCATTCATTGGCGGCGAGGCTTGCGCAGAGAGAAGTGCGACGACGAGATGTCCATCGCCGAGGTGTACGGCAGGCTGGAGTGTcagaagaggaggagcaggagcgcCGGACGGGCGGTGTGTGGGGACCATGGGACGATGAGTATGCACGCCACAGTCGTCCGGAGGACGATCTCTCGAGCCGAATCCAGGAGGTTGCGCGCCTGCAGCGAGATGGGCAGCAGACACCGTACTCCCAA CGCCCAACATCTCAGTCCTCGACACCAACATACAACTACCCCTCTATACCTCATACATCGGCTCAAGATCGATGGTCTCAGTCCAAGTCGCAAGCCCCTTCATTACCAGCTCGCCCACCGAAAGAGCAGATCTACAGGCCCACAGGCACGCCTTCGATCCCACCACCCCTCCCTCCAAAACCGTCGACACCATCACAGTCAGGCTCATCCTCCTTTTCACAGCCACCTCCCGTACCGGGCAAGTACGCTTCTGGTCCTCCACCTATCCCAGGCAAATATACTGCCGAAAGACCGCCCACGCCGTCTAACGAGCTCGACGAATTCACCTTCCAACCCTCGGCTTTCCTCGAAAACGGCGATCCACTGCGTCCCGTCTTCCTCCCCGCCCAACTTCGCTCTCAATTCCTCTCTTCTGCATCACACAACACCCGTTTGAACTTGGAGACGTGCGGCATGCTCTGCGGAATCCTGAAGAACAATGCTTTATTCATCACACGACTTATTATTCCCGAACAAACAAGCACAAGTGACACCTGTGAGACGCTCAACGAAGAAGAGCTGTTCGACTACTGCGACAAGGAAGAGCTACTGGTCGTGGGCTGGATACACACACACCCGACGCAAACGTGCTTCATGAGTAGCAGGGATTTGCACACGCACGTCGGGTACCAGGTCATGATGGCCGAATCGATTGCCATTGTGTGCGCCCCGTCCAAGCAGCCGAGCTGGGGCTGCTTCCGTCTGACGGATCCGCCAGGCAAGCAAACAATTCTCAGTTGTAGCAAACCAGGTATCTTCCATCCGCATGACGTGGACAATATTTATACGGAGGCGTTGAAGCCGGGACACGTGGTGGAGCTTCAGAATGCGCCGCTGGAGATTGTGGATATGAGGCCGAAGAAGAACTTTGCTTCCATCACGCAGTAG
- a CDS encoding 60S ribosomal protein L29 translates to MAKSKNSSQHNQSKKNHRNGIKKPKTHRYPSLKGTDPKFRRNHRHALHGTMRALKEVKEGKRDAV, encoded by the exons ATGGCCA AGTCAAAGAACTCGTCTCAGCACAACCAGTCGAAGAAGAACCACAGGAACGG TATCAAGAAGCCTAAGACTCACCGTTACCCCTCGCTCAAGGGTACCGACCCCAAGTTCCGCCGTAACCACAGGCATGCTCTGCACGGCACCATGCGCGCCCTG AAGGAGGTCAAGGAGGGCAAGCGCGATGCGGTTTAA
- a CDS encoding Gluconolactonase — MALIAARPGPGVIVDFNDAPSSPEPAPAVYAGPLYASRPLPEYVSADDYHEGLKQIRAHLGRDCGFGIAISRTKSYTPTKTGAKRITRVMLQCARSKEYKSKGLGHKVYATRMTGCPWRAKMQPHPGGGWKVTAVCMDHNHELNDVLDDKGMPPRARTTTATPRRKAAAPDEPSLTPPAPATYIPPPTHSPATSNWPTITASGIRRVVVPMQQRLLSISRTQFPMDQPMFLVYTDHFQSILGPHADLKLAFEDDFPFAYQGGVYTPAHDVLYVTSNQYSLPMGQDKVAVVSKMTRNLYGQWTRHQVPNQVRNPAGGAAYNDGVLDGVLFCAQGDMENPTALVHMEADYPFRIRTLVNNYHGRRFNSLKDVAIHSDGSIYFTDPVYGHDQGTRPPPELPNQVYRFDPHTGDVRVVADRFGRPSGLCFSPKEGTCYISDTEFIHGNGHVDFQRASTIYAYDVGDRAQSKFLMNRRVFAMADVGVPDGLKCDLAGNVYAACGDGLSVWSPGGVLLGKVLVPGGLANFSFGRKGELFLLNGKKLWMLKVADTVKGVLVNREALRYEEVE, encoded by the exons ATGGCCCTAATCGCAGCGCGGCCCGGCCCAGGTGTGATAGTCGACTTCAACGACGCGCCCTCGTCGCCCGAGCCAGCGCCCGCCGTCTATGCCGGCCCTCTCTACGCCTCGCGCCCGCTGCCCGAGTACGTGTCGGCCGACGACTACCATGAGGGCCTCAAGCAGATCCGCGCCCACCTCGGCCGCGACTGTGGCTTCGGCATCGCCATCTCGCGCACAAAGTCGTACACGCCCACCAAGACGGGCGCGAAGAGAATCACGCGCGTCATGCTCCAGTGCGCGCGCTCCAAAGAGTACAAGAGCAAGGGCCTCGGCCACAAGGTCTACGCCACCCGCATGACAGGATGTCCATGGCGGGCCAAGATGCAGCCTCACCCGGGCGGCGGCTGGAAGGTCACGGCTGTCTGCATGGACCACAACCACGAGCTCAACGATGTCCTCGACGACAAGGGCATGCCGCCGCGCGCGAGGACAACCACGGCCACCCCGAGGCGCAAGGCCGCCGCCCCGGACGAGCCCTCGCTCACGCCCCCTGCGCCCGCAACCTACATACCCCCGCCCACCCACTCGCCCGCCACTTCCAACTGGCCCACCATCACTGCAAGCGGCATCAGGCGTGTCGTCGTGCCTATGCAGCAGCGTCTGTTGTCCATCTCACGCACCCAGTTTCCCATGGACCAGCCCATGTTCCTCGTCTACACTGACCACTTCCAGTCCATACTGGGCCCCCATGCTGATCTAAAACTTGCCTTTGAAGACGACTTCCCCTTTGCTTACCAGGGCGGTGTCTACACGCCTGCTCACGATGTCCTCTACGTGACCAGTAACCAGTACAGCCTCCCCATGGGCCAGGACAAAGTCGCCGTCGTGAGCAAGATGACCCGCAATCTCTACGGCCAGTGGACCCGCCATCAAGTGCCTAATCAAGTCCGCAACCCTGCCGGCGGAGCTGCTTATAACGATGGCGTTCTCGACGGCGTTCTCTTCTGCGCCCAAGGCGACATGGAGAACCCCACCGCTCTTGTGCACATGGAGGCTGACTATCCCTTTCGCATCCGCACCCTCGTGAACAACTACCACGGCCGGCGCTTCAATTCCCTCAAAGATGTAGCGATCCACTCTGATGGCAGCATATACTTTACTGACCCTGTCTACGGCCACGATCAAGGCACGCGGCCGCCTCCAGAACTGCCGAATCAAGTATATCGTTTTGATCCGCACACCGGCGACGTGAGAGTGGTTGCCGATCGCTTTGGGAGACCGAGCGGCCTCTGTTTTAGTCCCAAGGAGGGCACGTGCTACATCAGTGATACAGAGTTCATCCATGGAAACGGGCATGTGGATTTCCAAAGGGCGAGTACCAT ATACGCATATGATGTCGGAGACCGCGCGCAGTCAAAGTTCCTTATGAACCGTCGCGTCTTCGCCATGGCCGACGTTGGCGTCCCAGACGGACTGAAATGCGACTTGGCCGGCAACGTGTACGCTGCATGCGGTGATGGTCTCAGTGTGTGGAGTCCCGGTGGTGTGTTGTTGGGCAAAGTGCTTGTACCTGGCGGTCTAGCCAACTTCTCGTTCGGGCGTAAAGGCGAGCTCTTCTTACTGAACGGGAAGAAGCTATGGATGCTGAAAGTCGCCGACACCGTCAAAGGCGTCTTGGTCAATCGAGAGGCGTTGAGGTACGAGGAGGTTGAGTAA
- a CDS encoding Polynucleotide 5'-hydroxyl-kinase grc3 has translation MPGKRRKLEEIPLVASTQKLTARAEKPLSAIAAARLRAEAATKNVIVQETTLEPLAAPSSPPADELVSEYEESEAGPEPAITRRNAKLCNWQHHPADIFTENESELSINLNKNTTIALVGHFDFKVSRGAININGANVGAVTRDGQKARTYRAYVPATQPIFKIRGLDGTNHVQFTSCKEPAPFAKLSPLYENIWNTGSKGERRRTFGVITDSEEDPLLRPLQPHSSPEDWLRAIEDCASEPSITLITGSPESGKSTFGRRLLNRYLTGMGKTKPAVPKVCYLDLDSSKAEYSPHGLISLVVVRQLNLGPSFTHPSTALPQSESEQNETVRSHAIPVDLTNYQDYYRECIEDLYLAYKNLYSRDSSLPLLINTPGFLYTTHFQLLEQLLTRFKPQNVVHLGDTRAIDPSAADRLHSLQTHTTQHCNSLHEIAAQRPKLAQLRTDAELRAMHMQSYFHLGTSSAVSLPTWTSAPLSTHLPWEFSYRSSSTREQDLVGFLSYTEPTPPSSLIHALNGSIVYIIQTSSAQVPAPYTNLRRTPKSQIPYFPASERLGLVEPLDPRTSRVVCAALVRGFDPERGMVQVLVPKVLEEAMLGLKAERTVFVAGCADWPEWAYVEDACLEQHEEETGERKLGERGELPTWVEREDVIDGMGYLNTVRRVRKFQTGEKEKGAEGKGK, from the exons ATGCcagggaagagaaggaaactCGAAGAAATTCCGCTTGTCGCCTCGACGCAAA AGCTCACTGCAAGAGCCGAAAAGCCGCTGAGTGCCATTGCTGCAGCGAGATTGAGAGCAGAAGCTGCGACCAAAAATGTCATTGTTCAAGAAACTACTTTGGAGCCACTTGCTGCGCCATCAAGCCCACCAGCAGACGAACTCGTTTCAGAGTATGAGGAGTCGGAAGCTGGGCCTGAGCCTGCAATCACCCGGCGCAATGCGAAGCTTTGCAATTGGCAGCACCATCCGGCAGACATCTTCACCGAGAACGAATCCGAGCTCAGCATCAATCTGAACAAGAACACCACTATTGCTCTTGTTGGTCATTTCGACTTCAAGGTATCAAGAGGCGCAATCAACATCAACGGCGCCAACGTCGGTGCCGTCACACGAGATGGCCAAAAGGCCCGGACCTACCGCGCATATGTGCCCGCAACACAGCCGATATTCAAGATCAGAGGTCTCGATGGTACGAACCACGTGCAGTTCACCTCATGCAAAGAACCAGCACCATTCGCGAAGCTCAGCCCTCTGTATGAGAACATCTGGAATACGGGATCGAAAGGAGAGAGACGACGAACTTTTGGCGTA ATCACCGACTCCGAGGAGGACCCACTCTTGCGGCCTCTGCAGCCACATTCAAGTCCAGAAGACTGGCTTCGTGCCATCGAAGACTGTGCCAGCGAGCCATCTATTACTTTGATTACCGGTTCACCAGAGTCTGGAAAATCCACTTTTGGTAGACGGCTGTTGAACCGCTATTTAACTGGCATGGGCAAGACTAAGCCGGCTGTACCCAAAGTGTGCTATCTAGATCTAGACTCAAGTAAAGCAGAATACTCACCGCATGGCTTGATCTCTCTGGTTGTCGTACGGCAGCTAAACCTAGGCCCCAGCTTTACGCACCCCAGCACTGCGTTACCTCAATCGGAATCCGAACAGAACGAGACAGTCAGATCCCATGCTATTCCGGTGGATCTTACCAACTACCAGGACTACTATCGCGAATGCATCGAAGACCTGTACCTGGCGTACAAGAACCTCTACTCGCGCGACTCCTCGCTTCCCCTGCTCATCAACACACCGGGTTTTTTGTACACAACGCACTTCCAACTGCTCGAGCAACTCCTCACACGGTTCAAACCGCAAAATGTCGTTCACCTGGGTGATACACGTGCCATCGATCCATCCGCAGCTGATAGACTACACTCCCTGCAAACCCACACCACTCAACATTGCAACAGCTTGCACGAGATCGCTGCCCAGAGGCCCAAGCTCGCACAGCTGCGGACGGATGCCGAGCTCCGCGCCATGCACATGCAGTCCTACTTCCACCTCGGTACCTCCTCGGCTGTCTCACTACCAACATGGACGTCTGCACCGCTCTCTACACATCTGCCATGGGAGTTCTCCTACCGCTCCAGCTCGACGCGGGAGCAGGACTTGGTAGGGTTCCTGTCCTACACTGAGCCCACTCCTCCGTCATCGCTGATCCACGCTCTCAACGGGAGCATCGTTTACATCATTCAAACCTCGTCCGCCCAAGTCCCTGCACCCTATACAAATCTTCGACGAACGCCAAAGAGCCAGATTCCTTACTTTCCCGCAAGTGAAAGACTGGGCTTGGTAGAGCCGCTGGACCCACGGACTAGCCGTGTTGTGTGTGCAGCGCTGGTGCGGGGATTCGACCCGGAGAGAGGTATGGTGCAGGTCCTGGTGCCGAAGGTGCTTGAGGAAGCCATGCTTGGGTTGAAGGCGGAGAGGACGGTGTTTGTTGCGGGGTGTGCGGATTGGCCAGAGTGGGCGTATGTGGAGGACGCGTGTCTTGAACAGCACGAGGAGGAGACGGGAGAAAGGAAGCTAGGGGAGAGAGGAGAGTTGCCGACAtgggtggagagggaggaTGTGATCGATGGGATGGGCTACTTGAACACGGTGAGGAGAGTGAGGAAATTCCAGACCggggagaaggagaagggaGCGGAGGGTAAAGGGAAATAA